Proteins encoded together in one Paenibacillus sp. J23TS9 window:
- a CDS encoding VOC family protein → MGRIVHFEIHVDDMERAKKFYGEIFGWTFEDWSEYAGMPYFGAVTGDADELGINGALMQRQGASPEPGQAMNGYACTMGVEDYDSTETKILNLGGKLALPKYALPGMAWQGYYIDTEGNTFGIHQPDKNAK, encoded by the coding sequence ATGGGTAGAATCGTTCATTTCGAAATTCATGTAGATGATATGGAACGCGCTAAGAAATTTTATGGAGAGATATTTGGATGGACGTTTGAGGATTGGAGCGAATATGCTGGAATGCCCTACTTCGGAGCTGTGACAGGCGATGCAGATGAACTGGGAATCAATGGGGCTTTGATGCAGCGTCAAGGCGCCTCCCCAGAGCCCGGTCAGGCTATGAACGGCTATGCATGTACTATGGGAGTGGAAGATTACGATTCTACTGAAACAAAAATTCTTAATCTTGGAGGCAAGCTCGCATTACCCAAGTATGCATTGCCTGGAATGGCCTGGCAAGGATATTACATCGACACAGAAGGAAATACTTTCGGTATTCATCAGCCAGATAAGAATGCGAAATAA
- a CDS encoding carbohydrate ABC transporter permease, which translates to MEPSFLKPSLGSRVFDLCNVMIMLVLSLAMLYPFINLLALSLNDGADAARGGIYFIPRQFSLDSYMLLFQNKRLLSGLGISILRVVVGTTTCVFMTGLLAYIVTIRGFSGRKMIRLLFLFTMYFGGGLIPTYMLMMKLGLINTFHVYWIPGLLNAYYMLIMASYMQNLPESLSESARIDGAGELLIYFRIIFPVSLPVFASIAVFSSVGHWNAWFDVILYNSNGHWDTLQVYLRRLLLEVEALQQVADQQLAYSKFRNISPLTLRAATSMVVTVPIIFVYPFFQKYFVGGITLGAVKG; encoded by the coding sequence ATGGAGCCGTCGTTCTTGAAACCGAGTCTCGGAAGCAGGGTGTTCGACCTATGCAATGTGATGATCATGCTTGTTTTGTCATTGGCTATGCTGTACCCGTTTATCAACCTGCTTGCCTTATCCTTGAACGACGGGGCGGATGCGGCAAGAGGAGGCATCTATTTTATACCCCGCCAGTTTTCCCTGGATTCCTATATGCTCCTGTTCCAAAATAAGCGTCTACTCTCCGGACTGGGCATTTCCATACTGAGGGTTGTTGTCGGAACGACCACCTGTGTCTTTATGACCGGGCTTCTGGCTTATATCGTGACCATCCGCGGCTTTTCGGGACGGAAAATGATTCGGCTGCTATTTTTGTTCACGATGTACTTTGGCGGGGGACTCATTCCGACTTACATGCTGATGATGAAGCTGGGATTGATCAACACCTTCCATGTCTACTGGATTCCCGGCCTGTTAAACGCGTACTACATGCTGATTATGGCATCCTACATGCAAAATCTGCCCGAATCGCTTTCGGAATCCGCGAGGATCGACGGAGCGGGAGAGCTCCTGATTTACTTCCGGATTATTTTTCCGGTTTCGCTGCCCGTATTCGCCTCCATTGCGGTATTCAGCTCGGTGGGGCACTGGAATGCCTGGTTTGACGTGATTTTGTACAATTCAAACGGACATTGGGATACGCTGCAGGTCTATCTTCGCAGGCTGCTGCTTGAGGTTGAAGCGCTGCAGCAGGTGGCGGACCAGCAGCTGGCGTACAGCAAATTCCGCAATATCTCGCCATTGACGCTACGTGCGGCGACTTCCATGGTGGTGACGGTGCCGATCATATTCGTATATCCCTTTTTTCAAAAGTATTTCGTGGGAGGCATCACGCTCGGTGCGGTAAAAGGATGA
- a CDS encoding response regulator, with translation MWKVLLVEDETFVRESVKEIIRWEEMGFTLAGEASNGMEALPMIKDDPPDLVLCDIVMPQMDGLELLQETRKAGIASKFVMLTCIGDFESMRRAMEYGASNYILKLSMSVKDLRETLVKVSRELSAQSSPAESPVRPAAAAREKKITHPEVNKIMDYIQQNYDQDITLKSLARYVMMGENYVSALFKKKTGETLIHYLHRTRVEKAIEYLTTTDLPVNRICQNVGFMNDNYFIKIFKRMTGMTPSQYRMKQ, from the coding sequence ATGTGGAAGGTACTGCTGGTTGAAGACGAAACGTTCGTGAGGGAATCGGTCAAGGAGATCATTCGGTGGGAGGAGATGGGGTTTACGCTGGCCGGCGAGGCAAGCAATGGCATGGAGGCTCTGCCGATGATCAAGGACGATCCGCCGGATCTGGTGCTATGCGACATTGTCATGCCACAGATGGACGGCCTGGAGCTGCTGCAGGAGACGCGGAAAGCCGGCATCGCATCCAAGTTTGTCATGCTGACCTGCATCGGCGATTTCGAATCGATGCGCAGAGCGATGGAATACGGCGCGTCCAATTATATTTTGAAGCTGTCCATGAGCGTCAAGGATTTGCGGGAGACGCTGGTGAAGGTCAGCAGGGAGCTGTCGGCCCAGAGTTCCCCGGCCGAGAGTCCGGTTCGTCCGGCTGCGGCTGCCAGGGAGAAGAAGATCACCCACCCCGAAGTGAATAAAATCATGGACTATATCCAGCAAAACTACGACCAGGACATTACGCTCAAATCGCTCGCCCGCTATGTCATGATGGGGGAAAACTACGTCAGCGCCCTGTTCAAAAAGAAAACCGGGGAGACGCTGATCCACTACCTGCACCGGACGAGGGTCGAGAAGGCCATCGAATACCTGACGACGACGGACCTTCCGGTCAATCGGATCTGCCAGAACGTCGGGTTCATGAACGATAACTATTTCATTAAAATTTTCAAGCGGATGACGGGGATGACGCCGAGCCAGTACCGGATGAAGCAATAG
- a CDS encoding acetylxylan esterase → MGYIDEVSKELYSYLPPLTKQDDFDEFWETTIKQAKEEVPLDPRRDRVDYPASHAKVYEISYFGMDETRIHGWLIVPAFVKKEKYPCLIHYHGFNGSRGKPSELMHWVMMGMAVLSVDCRDQGGRTGNNASYSHGYTANVASKGVHNKWEYYYRYAYMDALKAIDFACAQEDIDASKIVIEGGSQGGALGTAVSALDDRPVLSMVDVPSNSNLVCRIEGNHGAFAAVAEYLNKHPEQTDLVMDNLSYFDTMNLADRIHCRVLASVGLKDETCPPQMYFATYNRIASSKDIVIYPFNGHEGGGAGHTEIKLDYLRKHFPDWFEE, encoded by the coding sequence ATGGGCTACATAGACGAGGTATCGAAGGAGCTGTACAGCTATCTTCCCCCTCTTACCAAGCAGGATGATTTTGACGAGTTCTGGGAGACGACCATTAAGCAGGCCAAGGAAGAAGTCCCGCTTGATCCGCGCAGGGATCGGGTCGATTATCCGGCCAGCCATGCGAAGGTATACGAAATTTCCTATTTCGGGATGGATGAGACTCGAATTCACGGCTGGCTGATCGTTCCGGCATTCGTGAAAAAAGAGAAATACCCGTGCCTGATCCATTATCACGGCTTTAATGGCAGCAGGGGCAAGCCCTCTGAGCTGATGCACTGGGTGATGATGGGGATGGCCGTATTGTCCGTGGACTGCCGCGACCAGGGCGGACGGACGGGCAACAACGCTTCTTACTCCCACGGGTATACGGCGAATGTAGCCAGCAAAGGCGTACATAACAAATGGGAATACTATTACCGGTATGCTTATATGGATGCATTGAAGGCGATTGACTTTGCCTGCGCCCAGGAGGATATCGACGCTTCGAAAATCGTCATCGAAGGCGGCAGCCAAGGCGGAGCGCTCGGTACGGCGGTATCGGCTTTGGACGACCGACCAGTGCTCTCCATGGTGGACGTGCCGAGCAACAGCAACCTCGTCTGCCGAATCGAAGGCAATCACGGCGCTTTCGCGGCGGTAGCCGAATATCTGAACAAACACCCGGAGCAAACCGACCTCGTGATGGATAACCTGAGTTATTTTGATACGATGAACCTGGCGGACCGCATCCATTGCCGGGTGTTAGCCAGTGTCGGGCTGAAGGATGAAACATGTCCGCCGCAAATGTACTTCGCAACCTATAACCGGATCGCAAGCAGCAAAGACATCGTCATTTATCCGTTTAACGGGCATGAAGGCGGAGGCGCCGGTCACACGGAGATCAAGCTGGACTATTTGCGGAAGCATTTCCCCGACTGGTTCGAAGAGTAG
- a CDS encoding ABC transporter substrate-binding protein, with translation MRKKGWLAGFVSLALIAAMMSGCSGSGSKGEAEGTAGDAKTASSSGAVKLKMWGGVPPEAGPQEVMDSWNKDHPDIQVEYVRYVNDDEGNLKLDTAIMTGQDVDLFVNYSASQATKRVTSGVAADLSTFTDYNIDEKMGPEAEGWKIDGKYYGVPTTKSSFFVALNKDALDAANLPVPKDWTWEEMMEYAKKLKKGEGYGFIQNTEPYVDPIDSVLAKEGYTKADGTSNLDHPLVRKWLESLNSMMKDDKTTPPLGEQLTSKMPVEQMFLSGEVPMLNIGAWLLRSSNNFTDYPRDFKIAFAPVPRLEEDAANYVTRGGLGDYISINAKSKHQKEAWEFLKWYADGGMAPMAAGGRLPASKDSDQGAAMKSMLGDKGDTYDQESLMYVMFDNKTPTFVRTVPQEVMDLRSQEYEKYFLGAQDLDATVAEMVKRHNEYLKSNPQK, from the coding sequence TTGAGAAAAAAAGGTTGGCTGGCGGGATTCGTATCGTTGGCGCTGATCGCGGCCATGATGTCGGGCTGCTCCGGCAGCGGAAGCAAAGGGGAAGCTGAAGGGACGGCGGGCGATGCGAAGACTGCATCATCAAGCGGCGCCGTCAAACTGAAAATGTGGGGCGGTGTTCCGCCGGAAGCCGGGCCGCAGGAGGTCATGGACTCCTGGAACAAAGATCACCCGGACATTCAAGTGGAGTACGTACGGTACGTGAACGATGATGAAGGTAACCTGAAGCTGGATACGGCGATTATGACCGGCCAGGACGTGGACCTGTTCGTCAATTATTCGGCTTCGCAGGCGACGAAACGGGTCACCTCGGGGGTTGCAGCCGACCTGAGCACATTTACCGACTATAATATCGATGAGAAAATGGGGCCGGAAGCCGAAGGCTGGAAGATCGACGGCAAATATTACGGCGTGCCGACGACGAAAAGCTCGTTTTTCGTTGCGCTGAACAAGGACGCCCTGGATGCGGCCAATCTCCCGGTTCCGAAGGATTGGACCTGGGAAGAGATGATGGAATACGCCAAAAAGCTGAAAAAAGGCGAAGGATACGGCTTCATTCAGAACACTGAGCCGTATGTCGATCCAATCGACTCGGTGCTCGCCAAAGAGGGCTATACCAAAGCAGACGGGACATCCAACCTGGATCACCCACTGGTACGCAAATGGCTGGAGTCCTTGAACAGCATGATGAAGGACGATAAAACGACGCCGCCGCTCGGCGAGCAGCTGACGTCCAAAATGCCGGTTGAGCAAATGTTCCTCAGCGGTGAAGTGCCGATGCTGAACATCGGGGCATGGCTGCTTCGCAGCTCCAACAACTTCACCGATTATCCGCGCGATTTCAAAATCGCGTTCGCGCCGGTGCCGAGACTGGAAGAAGATGCGGCGAACTACGTGACCCGCGGCGGTTTGGGCGATTATATCTCGATCAATGCCAAGTCCAAACATCAAAAGGAAGCATGGGAGTTTCTGAAATGGTACGCGGACGGCGGCATGGCGCCGATGGCGGCGGGAGGACGCTTGCCTGCATCCAAGGATTCGGATCAGGGTGCCGCGATGAAAAGCATGCTGGGTGACAAAGGGGATACCTACGATCAGGAATCCTTGATGTACGTCATGTTCGACAACAAGACGCCGACCTTCGTCCGTACCGTTCCACAGGAAGTTATGGACCTGCGCTCGCAGGAATACGAAAAGTACTTTCTGGGAGCCCAAGACCTCGACGCGACGGTGGCGGAGATGGTCAAACGGCATAACGAATATTTGAAATCCAATCCGCAAAAGTAA
- a CDS encoding carbohydrate ABC transporter permease, with translation MNNHWMRRQRRLGYVFIGPSMIGVLLFFLIPAAYSLGLVFTDYKFMNPKVGFVGFDNIIRMLHDKLFYLSLKNTVLFLVAVPVSIALGFVVAVILNQRIYLKKLLRALYFMPYITSGVAVAFVWMLLFQPKQGPINGFLRGIGIEHPPGWLSTTTTSMFAIDIIWIWFLMGYNMIIYLAALQEVSPELLEAAKIDGARPGQLLRKIMWPLVSPTTFLLLVTGMIMTIKTFGIIQATTQGGPGNSTTILSLFVYQNAFRYYDMGYAATISWALFIIILIITAVQWIGQKRWVHY, from the coding sequence ATGAACAACCATTGGATGAGAAGGCAGCGCAGGCTGGGCTATGTCTTCATCGGGCCCAGCATGATCGGCGTGCTGTTGTTCTTTCTCATACCGGCCGCATATTCCCTGGGCCTCGTCTTCACGGATTACAAATTCATGAATCCCAAGGTCGGGTTCGTCGGTTTCGATAATATCATCCGGATGCTGCACGACAAGCTGTTTTATCTGTCGCTGAAGAATACGGTCCTCTTCCTCGTAGCGGTGCCGGTGTCGATCGCGCTCGGCTTCGTGGTCGCGGTCATCCTGAACCAGCGGATCTATTTAAAAAAACTGCTGCGAGCCCTATACTTCATGCCGTACATCACGAGCGGGGTAGCCGTGGCTTTTGTCTGGATGCTGCTGTTTCAGCCGAAGCAGGGGCCGATCAACGGGTTCCTCCGCGGCATTGGCATCGAGCATCCGCCGGGATGGCTGTCCACCACGACAACTTCGATGTTCGCCATCGATATCATCTGGATCTGGTTTCTGATGGGCTATAACATGATCATCTATTTGGCCGCGCTGCAGGAGGTGTCGCCTGAGCTTCTGGAAGCCGCGAAAATCGACGGCGCACGGCCGGGACAGCTGCTCCGCAAAATCATGTGGCCGCTCGTTAGTCCCACGACGTTCCTGCTGCTCGTAACCGGCATGATCATGACGATCAAAACGTTCGGCATCATTCAGGCAACGACGCAGGGCGGTCCCGGAAACAGTACGACCATCCTGTCCCTGTTCGTCTATCAGAATGCTTTCCGGTATTACGACATGGGTTATGCTGCCACGATCTCGTGGGCGCTGTTCATCATCATCCTGATCATCACTGCGGTCCAATGGATCGGGCAAAAACGTTGGGTCCATTATTAA
- a CDS encoding sensor histidine kinase — protein sequence MRKWLSHLIPHKLKYRLFAVFALVILLPFSVLNLYNYQKIESLVQNKISEQSHEQLDNLHRSLEDQLSIAFKTLIFLEQDSEMRRILQKPEERSVLDNKELMEDKFKGLNNSFFLYNPSVYFTLLDNSGHVYTSYPPNKSLNYSQIVSNPSFKTLREAKTNYLWVSDDANYVSRDISKSPTLLSLYAELRDRSNRAYGLARISIDFSFWFQSMLQKSESDQAYFIMTRNGELIARSIPDSSLSPEAVQEIANLAQSGHWTDQQSDSLVNYSYLSSLDWYLVDRIPLQLLFGEIETLKKQYFVTFYVITAAFIAVAFMIAHAFTRPLSHMQRKMKEAVRKDLRIRLPEKRYKGEILELTRTFNTMMVDMNGLIQRLRVEERQKDAVHFQMLLAQMNPHFLLNTLNTMKWIGLRGGNEEIVEICLSLGKLLETSLNSDVDLIHLRDEIELTRAFLYIQQVRYGNRFQVEFSYDEELIYALVPKLSLQPLVDNAIQHGIGNMAEGGRILIRMGRSPLLPDRLTLEVEDNGAGVEQSGSNRGERRKRPSIGLQNVRERLRLLFKDKGELEIISLEQGTLCRMHLPVLLSEPYENARQSDII from the coding sequence ATGCGGAAATGGCTCAGCCACCTCATTCCCCACAAGCTGAAATATCGGTTATTTGCCGTGTTCGCGCTCGTTATTTTGCTTCCGTTCAGCGTGTTGAACTTGTACAACTACCAAAAAATCGAATCGCTCGTCCAAAATAAAATCAGCGAGCAGAGTCATGAGCAGCTGGACAATCTGCACCGTTCGCTTGAGGATCAGCTCAGCATCGCGTTCAAAACGCTGATCTTCCTGGAGCAGGATTCGGAAATGAGGCGTATCCTTCAGAAGCCGGAGGAACGTTCGGTCCTGGACAACAAGGAGTTGATGGAGGATAAATTCAAAGGGCTCAACAACAGCTTCTTCCTGTACAATCCGTCCGTCTATTTCACGCTGCTCGATAACAGCGGACATGTGTATACATCCTACCCGCCGAATAAGTCCTTGAACTACAGCCAGATTGTTTCGAATCCGTCGTTCAAGACGCTGAGGGAGGCCAAGACCAACTATCTCTGGGTGTCCGACGATGCCAATTACGTATCCAGGGATATCAGCAAAAGTCCGACTTTACTGTCCCTGTACGCCGAACTGCGTGACCGCAGCAACCGGGCTTACGGTCTGGCGCGCATCAGTATCGATTTTTCGTTCTGGTTCCAATCCATGCTGCAAAAATCCGAGAGTGATCAGGCCTACTTCATCATGACCCGTAACGGTGAGCTGATCGCCAGGTCGATTCCTGATTCTTCGCTGTCCCCGGAAGCCGTTCAGGAAATCGCGAACCTGGCGCAGAGCGGACATTGGACGGATCAGCAGTCCGATTCGCTCGTCAACTACAGCTATTTGTCTTCCCTGGATTGGTACCTCGTGGACCGGATTCCGCTCCAGCTGCTGTTCGGGGAGATCGAAACGCTGAAGAAGCAGTATTTCGTGACCTTTTATGTCATTACCGCTGCTTTTATTGCGGTTGCGTTCATGATTGCCCATGCATTTACGAGGCCGCTGTCCCATATGCAGCGAAAGATGAAGGAAGCGGTCCGCAAGGATCTTCGGATCCGGCTGCCCGAGAAACGCTACAAGGGCGAAATTTTGGAACTTACGCGAACGTTCAATACGATGATGGTCGATATGAACGGACTCATTCAGCGGCTGCGAGTTGAGGAAAGGCAGAAGGACGCGGTGCATTTTCAAATGCTGCTGGCTCAGATGAACCCCCATTTCCTGCTCAATACGCTCAATACGATGAAGTGGATCGGACTTCGGGGCGGTAACGAAGAGATCGTGGAAATTTGCTTGTCCCTCGGGAAGCTGCTGGAGACGAGTCTCAATTCCGACGTAGACCTGATTCATCTCCGCGACGAAATTGAGCTTACACGCGCGTTCCTCTATATTCAGCAGGTGAGATATGGGAACCGCTTTCAAGTGGAGTTCAGCTATGATGAGGAGTTGATCTACGCGCTCGTGCCGAAGCTGAGCCTGCAGCCGCTGGTGGACAACGCGATTCAGCACGGCATCGGCAATATGGCGGAAGGCGGGCGGATTCTGATCCGGATGGGACGCAGTCCGCTGTTGCCGGACCGGCTCACGCTGGAAGTCGAGGACAATGGCGCCGGGGTCGAGCAGTCCGGCAGCAATCGCGGTGAAAGACGAAAGCGTCCGAGCATCGGGCTGCAGAACGTGCGGGAGCGGCTGCGCCTGTTGTTCAAGGACAAGGGCGAGCTTGAGATCATTTCGCTTGAGCAGGGCACGCTGTGCCGCATGCATTTGCCGGTGCTGCTGTCCGAGCCTTACGAAAATGCACGGCAATCCGATATCATCTAG
- a CDS encoding carbohydrate ABC transporter permease, producing the protein MELKKRLLAGTPGRLLVTLIMLALAIVMIMPFLWMISTSLKTPAEVFKYPIEWIPSHPTWEHHLKVWSGPKSFGAYYLNSLKIALIGMVGATFLSAFAAYGFARIEFKGRNALFMLYLSMMMIPPQVLFVPKFIMFEWAGIYNTHLALILPGMFTIFGVFMLRQFFLSIPHEISESAFIDGAGHFRIFFRLILPLAKPALATLAIIDFSWQWNDYENALVFLIDERLYTIPLGLQNFILENTVDYNGMMAAASAGIIPMIVVFAIGQRYIIQGLTNSAVKG; encoded by the coding sequence ATGGAACTCAAAAAACGACTGCTGGCCGGCACGCCGGGCCGGCTGCTGGTGACGTTGATTATGCTGGCGCTGGCCATCGTGATGATTATGCCTTTTTTATGGATGATCAGCACGTCACTGAAAACCCCGGCCGAGGTATTCAAATACCCGATCGAGTGGATTCCCTCGCATCCGACCTGGGAGCATCATCTCAAGGTGTGGAGCGGACCGAAGAGCTTCGGTGCCTATTACCTGAACTCGCTGAAAATCGCCCTCATCGGCATGGTCGGAGCCACGTTCCTGTCCGCTTTCGCGGCATACGGCTTCGCCCGGATCGAATTCAAGGGGAGAAATGCCCTGTTTATGCTCTATTTATCCATGATGATGATTCCCCCGCAGGTGCTGTTCGTGCCCAAGTTCATCATGTTTGAATGGGCCGGCATATACAATACGCATCTGGCGTTGATTCTGCCCGGCATGTTTACAATTTTCGGCGTGTTTATGCTGCGCCAGTTCTTCCTGTCCATTCCCCATGAGATTTCCGAGTCGGCCTTTATCGACGGAGCGGGGCATTTCCGGATTTTCTTCCGTCTTATTCTTCCGCTCGCCAAACCGGCGCTGGCCACCTTGGCTATCATCGATTTCTCCTGGCAGTGGAACGATTACGAGAATGCGCTGGTCTTTTTGATCGACGAGCGGCTATATACTATTCCGCTTGGGCTTCAGAATTTTATCCTGGAAAATACGGTGGATTACAATGGCATGATGGCTGCGGCGTCTGCGGGCATTATCCCGATGATCGTCGTGTTCGCGATCGGCCAGCGCTACATTATTCAAGGCTTGACCAACTCTGCGGTGAAAGGGTGA
- a CDS encoding alpha-galactosidase — translation MKLKQQHRPVTAEPPCVQANHVLDEKTNQLKYEYNGFTIISIQLPPGGKEYYRRISDGNIQSSPFIQQLYLALDEPQTVRVRFELSGDALNMRPRRAGDGEAILGQCGRPTLYGANGLYDVMQDLLIDWHGAEWRWACDRIQKTEEGTSFAEIDVEVGMTPWIINLRMQYYRKHLNYAYHKPWERRPDLKPVAGWCSWEAYRSDIREEHVMDASRFISDHFKAYGLEYIQLDDGYQLPLVPPEATGRVADAWLTTNEKFPSGHAGLVSSIEAHGLKPGIWTNAVVTNPDFASSGTACVKGEDGNPIKGKWIQYVLDCSPETLAEHVAPYYKGLKDAGYTYFKTDAIRHLIYDGLHEAVKAGVMTGDEAEAKFRAFLECAREQIGGEAYLLSCWGVLSEAVGLADACRVATDANPSWPAIRMQLVETARWFHTHRILFLNDPDHVCVRAPQEWAKSAISLVSLTGGLLMISDKPEHYDDERINMVQRNLPPLHTVTAETGPLDMNMPAFAWTHIKGYAVELHKADPKERDAISAQAAGQAEAARHPFSTLWAIHMQTEDRSWCVAGRFATEALQAASVETANLGLAPDQEYAVFDFWQQEYLGRHTDSIPCRELEVGSCQLLAVRPVNGRPMLIASSRHVSMDFVSVQSEQWQQDQLTLKLEGVAGTSEHYWIYVPDHFALSSESALGAGTRITPEGETVRLEVLFEREEAEVILAFTDERVNSIE, via the coding sequence ATGAAGCTCAAACAGCAGCATCGCCCCGTGACCGCGGAGCCACCGTGCGTTCAGGCCAATCATGTTCTGGACGAGAAAACGAACCAGCTGAAATATGAATATAACGGATTCACGATCATTTCCATTCAGCTGCCTCCCGGCGGCAAGGAGTATTACCGTCGCATTTCGGATGGAAACATTCAGAGCAGTCCTTTTATCCAGCAGTTGTATTTGGCCTTGGATGAACCCCAGACGGTTCGTGTGCGATTCGAGCTGAGCGGGGATGCATTGAATATGCGTCCACGGCGGGCGGGCGATGGAGAAGCGATACTGGGGCAGTGCGGCAGGCCGACCCTATACGGTGCCAACGGATTATATGACGTGATGCAGGATTTGCTGATCGACTGGCACGGAGCCGAGTGGCGGTGGGCATGCGACCGGATTCAAAAGACGGAAGAGGGCACTTCTTTTGCCGAAATTGACGTGGAGGTTGGCATGACCCCATGGATTATTAATCTGCGCATGCAGTATTACCGCAAACATCTGAATTACGCTTACCATAAGCCATGGGAACGGCGGCCGGACTTGAAACCGGTGGCCGGATGGTGCTCATGGGAAGCGTACCGAAGTGACATTCGGGAGGAGCATGTGATGGATGCCTCCCGTTTCATAAGCGATCATTTCAAGGCCTATGGCCTTGAATATATCCAACTGGACGATGGCTACCAGCTTCCGTTGGTTCCGCCGGAGGCCACCGGGAGAGTGGCCGATGCGTGGCTGACGACCAACGAGAAGTTTCCCTCGGGACACGCGGGATTGGTGTCCAGCATCGAGGCCCATGGGCTGAAGCCCGGCATCTGGACGAATGCGGTTGTCACGAATCCGGATTTCGCGTCTTCCGGAACGGCATGCGTCAAAGGCGAAGATGGGAATCCAATCAAGGGCAAATGGATTCAATATGTTCTGGACTGCTCACCGGAAACGCTGGCTGAACATGTGGCCCCTTATTACAAGGGACTGAAAGATGCCGGGTACACGTACTTTAAGACCGATGCGATCCGCCATTTGATCTATGACGGGCTGCATGAAGCGGTCAAGGCGGGAGTCATGACGGGTGACGAGGCGGAGGCGAAATTCAGGGCTTTCCTGGAATGCGCGAGGGAGCAGATTGGCGGGGAAGCCTACCTGTTGTCCTGCTGGGGCGTACTTAGCGAAGCCGTGGGGCTGGCAGATGCATGCCGTGTTGCGACGGACGCGAATCCAAGCTGGCCAGCGATACGAATGCAGCTGGTGGAGACGGCGCGATGGTTCCATACGCACCGGATTCTTTTTCTGAATGATCCGGACCATGTCTGCGTGCGAGCGCCGCAGGAATGGGCCAAGTCGGCTATATCCCTGGTTTCACTTACGGGAGGATTGCTGATGATCAGCGACAAGCCGGAACATTACGACGATGAAAGAATTAACATGGTCCAGCGCAATCTTCCACCGCTCCATACGGTTACCGCTGAGACCGGACCCCTGGATATGAACATGCCTGCCTTTGCCTGGACGCATATCAAAGGATACGCGGTTGAGCTGCATAAAGCGGACCCGAAGGAACGGGATGCAATCTCCGCTCAAGCAGCAGGGCAAGCGGAGGCGGCACGCCATCCTTTTTCAACACTCTGGGCGATCCATATGCAGACCGAAGACAGAAGCTGGTGCGTAGCCGGCCGTTTCGCTACGGAGGCATTACAGGCAGCATCGGTGGAAACGGCGAATCTAGGACTTGCACCGGACCAGGAGTATGCGGTATTCGACTTCTGGCAGCAGGAGTACTTGGGCAGACATACTGACTCGATCCCCTGCCGGGAGCTTGAGGTCGGCAGCTGTCAGCTGCTCGCTGTCCGCCCGGTTAACGGGCGCCCGATGCTGATTGCTTCATCACGCCATGTCAGTATGGACTTTGTCAGTGTTCAGTCGGAGCAATGGCAGCAGGACCAGCTGACATTGAAACTGGAAGGCGTAGCTGGCACATCGGAGCATTATTGGATCTATGTACCAGACCATTTTGCTCTTTCCAGTGAAAGTGCCTTAGGAGCTGGAACCCGGATCACGCCTGAGGGCGAAACGGTAAGGCTTGAGGTTCTCTTTGAACGGGAAGAGGCAGAAGTGATACTGGCATTTACGGATGAGAGAGTCAATTCAATCGAGTAA